From one Lycium ferocissimum isolate CSIRO_LF1 chromosome 7, AGI_CSIRO_Lferr_CH_V1, whole genome shotgun sequence genomic stretch:
- the LOC132062309 gene encoding transcription factor GAMYB-like yields the protein MALLFFQLPGRSDNEIKNYWNAKLKRQQRAGLSMYPPEVCFRASCENKQNKELDTFSSENAHPDLLPINTFEIPSVELKKFEPSQQLHPPGLLNIAPSSFHNIPATSMPAQDLNSSCNTRSVHSTVHPSKRIRGSGSVLNVNLAASSCLDIPATSMLDQDLNCSRSSRQFIHPNIYEDQNLSSGFSSSYHPSFSGEIPGSHAFSNGNSSSSEPKWASKKLELPSLQTPMASWPPLPPVESFDTSVQSPPNEHTDSGSLSPRNSGLLETILYGSRTSEASKNISHRETYCDSISPLGHSSGSVFSEYRAPVATVVGENGY from the exons atggcCCTTCTATTCTTTCAGTTGCCTGGCCGCTCAGACAATGAGATAAAGAACTACTGGAACGCCAAACTAAAGAGACAACAACGTGCAGGCTTGTCCATGTACCCTCCAGAAGTTTGTTTCCGGGCATCTTGTGAGAACAAACAAAATAAGGAACTCGACACATTCTCTTCTGAAAATGCACATCCTGATCTCTTGCCTATCAACACTTTTGAGATTCCATCTgtggaattaaaaaaatttgaacctAGCCAGCAGTTGCATCCTCCGGGGCTTCTTAATATTGCTCCTAGTAGCTTTCATAATATTCCTGCAACTAGCATGCCGGCTCAGGATCTTAATTCTTCCTGCAATACTCGTTCTGTCCACTCAACAGTTCATCCGTCCAAGCGTATACGGGGATCAGGCTCTGTTCTAAATGTTAATCTTGCTGCTAGTAGCTGTCTTGATATTCCTGCAACTAGCATGCTGGATCAGGATCTTAATTGTTCTAGGTCCTCTCGACAATTCATCCATCCAAACATATACGAGGATCAGAATCTT TCCTCGGGGTTCTCTTCGTCATATCACCCATCATTCTCGGGTGAAATTCCTGGCAGCCATGCCTTTTCAAATGGCAACTCCTCTTCTTCAGAGCCCAAATGGGCTTCTAAGAAGCTGGAGCTCCCTTCACTCCAAACTCCGATGGCAAGTTGGCCACCACTTCCTCCGGTCGAGTCCTTTGATACATCGGTTCAGTCTCCTCCAAATGAGCATACTGATTCAGGCAGTCTGTCACCTCGAAACAGTGGTCTATTGGAAACCATACTTTATGGATCACGAACATCCGAAGCTTCAAAGAATATTTCACATCGGGAGACATATTGTGACTCAATCTCCCCTTTAGGTCATTCTTCAGGATCAGTGTTTAGTGAATACCGAGCACCAGTAGCGACAGTTGTTGGTGAGAATGGTTACTAA
- the LOC132065598 gene encoding BTB/POZ and MATH domain-containing protein 4-like isoform X2 — protein MSDPPTITHVSNNLTISELSPQTTSKSITDTINGSHRFVIQGYSLAKGMGVGKHIASDTFTVGGHQWAIYFYPDGKNPEDNSTYVSVFIALASEGTDVRALFELTLVDQSGKGKDKVHSHFDRSLESGPYTLKYRGSMWGYKRFFRRALLETSDYLKDDCLKINCTVGVVRSTIDCSSLHTIQVPDPDIGAHFGMLLENIEASDIIFNVAGEKFHAHKLVLAARSPVFRTEFLCKRDGDEQEIVVNDMEPEVFKLSCNQMALNTLKKIAPLFSQSFLKLWLVARMIVAVEVESLEVFGHSFQTVLIPTEGGSGNGPDFRYRKLLNLLYWMDVYWRRICWKCRYKYSSNRKVNVY, from the exons ATGTCAGATCCACCAACAATCACTCACGTCTCCAACAACCTCACAATCAGTGAATTATCACCACAAACAACGTCAAAATCAATTACCGATACAATTAACGGGTCACACCGTTTTGTAATCCAAGGTTATTCATTAGCTAAAGGTATGGGTGTTGGTAAACATATAGCTAGTGATACTTTTACTGTTGGTGGTCATCAATGGGCTATTTACTTTTACCCTGATGGTAAAAACCCCGAAGATAATTCGACGTACGTGTCGGTTTTTATTGCGTTGGCTAGTGAAGGAACTGATGTTAGGGCTTTGTTTGAATTGACTCTTGTTGATCAGAGTGGTAAAGGAAAGGATAAGGTTCATAGTCATTTTGATCGGTCGCTCGAGAGTGGGCCGTATACGTTGAAGTATCGCGGTAGCATGTG GGGATACAAACGGTTTTTTAGACGAGCATTGCTCGAGACTTCAGATTATTTGAAGGATGACTGCTTGAAGATTAATTGCACTGTTGGAGTAGTGCGCTCTACGATAGACTGTTCGAGCTTGCATACAATTCAGGTCCCAGATCCGGACATTGGAGCACATTTTGGCATGCTTTTGGAAAATATAGAAGCCTCGGATATTATTTTCAATGTGGCTGGTGAAAAATTTCATGCCCATAAGTTGGTATTGGCTGCTCGTTCTCCTGTATTCCGCACTGAATTTTTGTGTAAACGGGATGGCGATGAGCAGGAAATTGTGGTTAATGATATGGAACCTGAGGTCTTCAAA CTGTCATGCAATCAGATGGCTTTGAATACCTTAAAGAAAATTGCCCCTCTCTTCAGTCAGAGCTTCTTAAAACTGTGGCTGGTTGCGAGGATGATTGTAGCAGTGGAGGTGGAAAGTCTAGAAGTGTTTGGGCACAGCTTTCAGACGGTGCTGATACCAACGGAAGGAGGGTCAGGCAACGGACCTGATTTTAGATATAGGAAATTGTTAAATTTGTTGTATTGGATGGATGTATATTGGAGGAGGATATGCTGGAAATGTCGCTACAAATATAGCTCTAATAGAAAGGTAAATGTTTATTAG
- the LOC132065598 gene encoding BTB/POZ and MATH domain-containing protein 4-like isoform X1: MSDPPTITHVSNNLTISELSPQTTSKSITDTINGSHRFVIQGYSLAKGMGVGKHIASDTFTVGGHQWAIYFYPDGKNPEDNSTYVSVFIALASEGTDVRALFELTLVDQSGKGKDKVHSHFDRSLESGPYTLKYRGSMWGYKRFFRRALLETSDYLKDDCLKINCTVGVVRSTIDCSSLHTIQVPDPDIGAHFGMLLENIEASDIIFNVAGEKFHAHKLVLAARSPVFRTEFLCKRDGDEQEIVVNDMEPEVFKAMLHFIYRDALVEEELEATSTSSSTPCISDTVTAKLLSAADRYDLTRLRRLCESHLCKDISINSVAHILALADRYHAAELKSVCLSFAAENLAAVMQSDGFEYLKENCPSLQSELLKTVAGCEDDCSSGGGKSRSVWAQLSDGADTNGRRVRQRT; the protein is encoded by the exons ATGTCAGATCCACCAACAATCACTCACGTCTCCAACAACCTCACAATCAGTGAATTATCACCACAAACAACGTCAAAATCAATTACCGATACAATTAACGGGTCACACCGTTTTGTAATCCAAGGTTATTCATTAGCTAAAGGTATGGGTGTTGGTAAACATATAGCTAGTGATACTTTTACTGTTGGTGGTCATCAATGGGCTATTTACTTTTACCCTGATGGTAAAAACCCCGAAGATAATTCGACGTACGTGTCGGTTTTTATTGCGTTGGCTAGTGAAGGAACTGATGTTAGGGCTTTGTTTGAATTGACTCTTGTTGATCAGAGTGGTAAAGGAAAGGATAAGGTTCATAGTCATTTTGATCGGTCGCTCGAGAGTGGGCCGTATACGTTGAAGTATCGCGGTAGCATGTG GGGATACAAACGGTTTTTTAGACGAGCATTGCTCGAGACTTCAGATTATTTGAAGGATGACTGCTTGAAGATTAATTGCACTGTTGGAGTAGTGCGCTCTACGATAGACTGTTCGAGCTTGCATACAATTCAGGTCCCAGATCCGGACATTGGAGCACATTTTGGCATGCTTTTGGAAAATATAGAAGCCTCGGATATTATTTTCAATGTGGCTGGTGAAAAATTTCATGCCCATAAGTTGGTATTGGCTGCTCGTTCTCCTGTATTCCGCACTGAATTTTTGTGTAAACGGGATGGCGATGAGCAGGAAATTGTGGTTAATGATATGGAACCTGAGGTCTTCAAA GCTATGCTGCACTTCATATACAGAGATGCTCTTGTAGAAGAAGAGCTAGAAGCAACTAGTACCTCTTCTTCTACCCCCTGTATATCTGACACTGTGACAGCAAAATTGCTATCAGCAGCTGATCGGTATGATTTAACACGACTCAGGAGGTTGTGTGAGTCTCATCTTTGCAAAGATATCTCTATCAACTCTGTTGCACATATTCTTGCTTTAGCAGACCGATACCATGCCGCAGAGCTCAAATCAGTTTGCCTAAGTTTTGCTGCTGAAAATCTTGCTG CTGTCATGCAATCAGATGGCTTTGAATACCTTAAAGAAAATTGCCCCTCTCTTCAGTCAGAGCTTCTTAAAACTGTGGCTGGTTGCGAGGATGATTGTAGCAGTGGAGGTGGAAAGTCTAGAAGTGTTTGGGCACAGCTTTCAGACGGTGCTGATACCAACGGAAGGAGGGTCAGGCAACGGACCTGA
- the LOC132065598 gene encoding BTB/POZ and MATH domain-containing protein 4-like isoform X3 produces the protein MSDPPTITHVSNNLTISELSPQTTSKSITDTINGSHRFVIQGYSLAKGMGVGKHIASDTFTVGGHQWAIYFYPDGKNPEDNSTYVSVFIALASEGTDVRALFELTLVDQSGKGKDKVHSHFDRSLESGPYTLKYRGSMWGYKRFFRRALLETSDYLKDDCLKINCTVGVVRSTIDCSSLHTIQVPDPDIGAHFGMLLENIEASDIIFNVAGEKFHAHKLVLAARSPVFRTEFLCKRDGDEQEIVVNDMEPEVFKAMLHFIYRDALVEEELEATSTSSSTPCISDTVTAKLLSAADRYDLTRLRRLCESHLCKDISINSVAHILALADRYHAAELKSVCLSFAAENLAELFI, from the exons ATGTCAGATCCACCAACAATCACTCACGTCTCCAACAACCTCACAATCAGTGAATTATCACCACAAACAACGTCAAAATCAATTACCGATACAATTAACGGGTCACACCGTTTTGTAATCCAAGGTTATTCATTAGCTAAAGGTATGGGTGTTGGTAAACATATAGCTAGTGATACTTTTACTGTTGGTGGTCATCAATGGGCTATTTACTTTTACCCTGATGGTAAAAACCCCGAAGATAATTCGACGTACGTGTCGGTTTTTATTGCGTTGGCTAGTGAAGGAACTGATGTTAGGGCTTTGTTTGAATTGACTCTTGTTGATCAGAGTGGTAAAGGAAAGGATAAGGTTCATAGTCATTTTGATCGGTCGCTCGAGAGTGGGCCGTATACGTTGAAGTATCGCGGTAGCATGTG GGGATACAAACGGTTTTTTAGACGAGCATTGCTCGAGACTTCAGATTATTTGAAGGATGACTGCTTGAAGATTAATTGCACTGTTGGAGTAGTGCGCTCTACGATAGACTGTTCGAGCTTGCATACAATTCAGGTCCCAGATCCGGACATTGGAGCACATTTTGGCATGCTTTTGGAAAATATAGAAGCCTCGGATATTATTTTCAATGTGGCTGGTGAAAAATTTCATGCCCATAAGTTGGTATTGGCTGCTCGTTCTCCTGTATTCCGCACTGAATTTTTGTGTAAACGGGATGGCGATGAGCAGGAAATTGTGGTTAATGATATGGAACCTGAGGTCTTCAAA GCTATGCTGCACTTCATATACAGAGATGCTCTTGTAGAAGAAGAGCTAGAAGCAACTAGTACCTCTTCTTCTACCCCCTGTATATCTGACACTGTGACAGCAAAATTGCTATCAGCAGCTGATCGGTATGATTTAACACGACTCAGGAGGTTGTGTGAGTCTCATCTTTGCAAAGATATCTCTATCAACTCTGTTGCACATATTCTTGCTTTAGCAGACCGATACCATGCCGCAGAGCTCAAATCAGTTTGCCTAAGTTTTGCTGCTGAAAATCTTGCTG AGCTATTCATTTAG